From Pseudothermotoga thermarum DSM 5069, a single genomic window includes:
- the xylA gene encoding xylose isomerase: MKFFKEFPKIEYEGPTSTNPLSFKYYNPNEIIDGKSLKDHLKFSVAFWHTFVGAGSDMFGDGTFDRPWNRFSDPMDRAFARIDALIEFCEKLGIEYFCFHDRDIAPEGKTLRETNQMLDKVVNYLKERLKGTNLKLLWGTANLFSNPRYCQGAATSPCADVFAYAAAQVKKALEITKELGGQGYVFWGGREGYETLLNTDMKLELDNLARFLSMAVDYAKKIGFNGQFMIEPKPMEPTKHQYDFDAAHCLAFLKTYGLDPYFKFNIEANHATLAGHTFAHELRYARINGKFCSIDANQGDLMLGWDTDQYPTNIYETTLAMYEVIKAGGFTTGGLNFDAKPRRASYTLRDLVLGHIVAMDTFALGFKIAHRIIKDGKIDKIIEERYASYNEGIGLKIRNNQTNFEELEQYVLDKEVGVPASGRQEELEMMLNYYILTTVKC, encoded by the coding sequence ATGAAATTCTTCAAGGAATTTCCAAAAATTGAGTACGAAGGTCCAACAAGTACAAATCCTTTGAGTTTTAAGTATTATAATCCAAACGAGATCATCGATGGTAAATCTTTGAAAGATCATCTTAAATTTTCCGTTGCCTTCTGGCATACCTTTGTTGGTGCAGGCAGTGACATGTTTGGCGATGGCACTTTTGATAGGCCTTGGAATCGTTTCAGTGACCCAATGGACAGAGCTTTCGCAAGAATAGACGCGCTTATTGAATTTTGTGAAAAGCTTGGTATCGAATATTTCTGTTTTCATGATCGCGACATAGCTCCAGAGGGAAAAACACTACGTGAAACCAATCAGATGCTTGACAAAGTTGTGAATTATTTAAAAGAAAGGCTTAAAGGAACCAATTTGAAACTTTTGTGGGGAACTGCAAACTTGTTTTCTAACCCTAGGTACTGCCAAGGTGCTGCCACATCACCTTGCGCGGATGTTTTTGCCTACGCTGCTGCGCAGGTTAAAAAGGCACTTGAGATCACCAAAGAACTTGGAGGCCAAGGTTACGTATTCTGGGGCGGAAGGGAAGGCTATGAAACTCTTTTGAACACCGACATGAAACTCGAGCTTGACAATCTTGCAAGGTTTTTGAGTATGGCTGTTGACTATGCGAAAAAGATAGGTTTCAACGGCCAATTCATGATTGAACCAAAACCAATGGAACCGACAAAGCATCAGTATGATTTCGATGCAGCACACTGTTTGGCATTTTTGAAAACTTATGGTTTGGATCCTTACTTCAAATTCAACATTGAAGCAAACCATGCAACCTTGGCAGGTCATACTTTTGCGCATGAACTAAGATATGCTAGAATAAATGGTAAATTCTGTAGTATCGATGCGAATCAAGGTGATCTAATGCTGGGGTGGGATACTGATCAATATCCAACAAATATCTACGAAACAACTTTGGCAATGTACGAAGTAATAAAAGCGGGAGGATTTACAACAGGTGGTTTGAACTTTGATGCAAAACCAAGAAGGGCATCGTACACCTTACGTGATCTTGTACTTGGGCACATCGTTGCCATGGACACCTTTGCACTAGGATTTAAAATTGCCCATAGGATTATCAAAGATGGAAAGATAGATAAAATCATAGAAGAAAGATATGCAAGTTACAACGAGGGAATAGGTTTGAAAATAAGAAACAACCAAACGAACTTTGAAGAACTTGAGCAATACGTTTTGGACAAAGAAGTTGGGGTACCTGCTTCTGGAAGGCAGGAAGAACTTGAAATGATGTTGAATTATTACATCCTTACAACCGTAAAATGTTGA
- a CDS encoding ABC transporter substrate-binding protein: protein MRVKLLLILALAVLVVLSFGWSVYATPEEYYKATGKRITQYKESPMLTELVKQGKLPPVEQRLPEEPLVIVPEEEVGQFGGTWRRVWKGLGDRWGIFKLAEPHLVYWSADGGEFLPGLAKSWEILENGRIFIFHLRKGVKWSDGHPYTVDDIIFWVEDLVGNDDITPTKPAWYRHGGQTVKVEKIDDYTIKFEFAAPNALFMLQVAYSTGFTGAPKHYLKQFHPKYTPMSEIEKVMAQEKQDTWVNLFNLKNDPIRNLELPVLWTWKAASDPSGQFFIMERNPYFWAVDIEGNQLPYIDYVRHEYVMSDEMILLKAIAGEIDMQHRHIGMLGAGAGNYTLLKENEKKGDYRVLNWITANGSVSQLMFNPNHQDPVLRELFNNKKFRQALSLAIDREEISEVLFNGMAKPRQASFVSGSAYYDPLWEKAYAEYDVKKANQLLDELGLKWDAKKEYRLRPDGKPLQFTIQVTRQVDVDVWTMVKEHWKKIGIKVEVQSLERSLYESKIGSGDYDAQVWSMDRAVIPQAEPVWVIPGSTTYAAAWWAAWGSWIDAYKKGEQPPADAAVPPEDVIKLVDLWEQAKKETDPAKFKQIMAEITKIHRENIWMIGTVGEDIAPVVVKNNFKNVPAKIVSDDILRTYINAMPMQFFIKQK from the coding sequence ATGAGGGTTAAGTTGTTGCTGATTTTAGCCTTGGCTGTTTTGGTGGTCTTGAGTTTCGGTTGGAGTGTTTACGCCACGCCAGAGGAATACTACAAGGCTACTGGCAAGAGGATCACACAGTACAAAGAGTCACCGATGCTGACAGAACTTGTAAAGCAAGGGAAGCTTCCACCTGTTGAGCAAAGGTTACCAGAAGAACCGCTTGTGATCGTGCCGGAAGAAGAAGTTGGACAGTTTGGAGGAACTTGGAGAAGAGTCTGGAAAGGTCTAGGTGACAGATGGGGGATTTTCAAGCTTGCAGAACCTCACCTTGTTTACTGGAGCGCTGATGGTGGAGAATTCTTACCAGGTCTTGCCAAGTCTTGGGAAATACTTGAGAACGGAAGGATCTTCATTTTCCATCTTAGAAAAGGTGTGAAATGGTCAGATGGTCATCCTTACACAGTTGATGACATCATCTTCTGGGTTGAAGATCTTGTCGGTAACGACGATATAACACCAACAAAGCCTGCATGGTACAGACATGGTGGTCAAACTGTCAAAGTAGAAAAGATAGACGATTACACAATCAAATTTGAGTTTGCAGCGCCAAACGCTTTGTTCATGCTACAAGTTGCCTATAGCACAGGCTTTACAGGTGCGCCCAAGCATTATCTGAAGCAGTTCCATCCGAAGTACACGCCGATGTCTGAGATAGAGAAGGTCATGGCACAGGAAAAGCAAGACACATGGGTGAACTTGTTCAATTTGAAGAACGATCCGATAAGGAATTTGGAGTTACCAGTTCTTTGGACGTGGAAAGCGGCGTCTGATCCATCTGGACAGTTCTTCATAATGGAGAGAAACCCGTACTTTTGGGCAGTTGACATTGAAGGGAATCAACTTCCGTACATTGACTATGTGAGGCACGAGTATGTGATGAGCGATGAAATGATTCTCTTGAAAGCCATAGCCGGTGAAATCGATATGCAGCACAGGCACATTGGTATGCTTGGAGCTGGTGCAGGTAACTACACGCTGCTGAAAGAAAACGAAAAGAAGGGCGACTACAGGGTGCTTAATTGGATAACCGCAAATGGTTCTGTCAGCCAATTGATGTTCAATCCGAATCATCAAGATCCAGTTTTGAGGGAGTTATTCAACAACAAGAAGTTCAGGCAAGCTTTGTCGTTGGCGATAGACAGGGAAGAGATAAGCGAAGTGTTGTTCAATGGTATGGCGAAGCCGAGGCAAGCGTCGTTTGTCAGTGGGTCGGCGTATTATGATCCTCTTTGGGAGAAGGCATATGCTGAGTATGATGTGAAGAAGGCGAATCAACTGCTTGATGAACTTGGGTTGAAGTGGGATGCAAAGAAAGAATACAGACTCAGACCGGATGGAAAACCGTTGCAATTCACAATACAGGTTACAAGACAGGTTGATGTTGACGTTTGGACAATGGTTAAGGAGCATTGGAAAAAGATAGGAATCAAAGTAGAGGTTCAGAGCTTAGAAAGAAGTCTTTATGAATCAAAAATAGGTTCAGGCGATTATGACGCTCAAGTTTGGTCAATGGATAGAGCAGTTATACCGCAAGCTGAACCTGTTTGGGTTATACCAGGCAGCACAACCTACGCGGCTGCATGGTGGGCTGCATGGGGAAGCTGGATTGATGCTTACAAGAAAGGTGAACAACCACCTGCCGATGCAGCTGTACCACCTGAGGATGTCATAAAACTTGTCGATCTATGGGAACAGGCCAAAAAGGAGACTGACCCAGCAAAGTTCAAACAGATCATGGCTGAAATAACGAAGATTCACAGGGAAAACATTTGGATGATTGGAACAGTTGGAGAGGACATAGCACCAGTTGTGGTTAAGAACAACTTTAAAAATGTTCCTGCAAAGATTGTGTCTGACGACATCCTTAGAACTTACATCAACGCAATGCCAATGCAGTTCTTCATAAAACAGAAATGA
- a CDS encoding aldose epimerase family protein, translated as MLKIFQNKLIQKNLFGLSSKGKSVYQYTLSSESGLVCKILNYGGTIKELWIPDKNGKLIDVVLGFDTLEEYEKFNSSYFFGSIIGRYANRIANGRFQIDNKIYQLPLNDGDRPNTLHGGLNGFHSAVFDAAFEETNSKQAVLVLKYKSSDGEEGFPGNLDVTVTYTLADLQLVVEYFATTDKPTVVNMTQHSYFNLSAKDTILDHYLVINGDFYTPVDENLIPTGEIKPVEGTALDFRKPRKISDGISQILQEGFLGYDHNFVIKGKVGELRFAAALFEESTGICMEVYTTQPGLQLYTGNYLSNVRGKHGRIYNRYAGLCLETQNFPDAPNHENFPSALLLPGQVYHHKTIYKFRYFDKLPMNFE; from the coding sequence ATGTTGAAAATATTCCAAAACAAGCTGATTCAGAAAAATTTGTTTGGTCTATCGTCCAAAGGTAAATCTGTTTATCAGTATACCTTAAGCTCTGAAAGTGGTTTGGTATGCAAAATTCTAAATTATGGTGGAACGATCAAAGAACTTTGGATTCCAGATAAAAATGGCAAATTGATCGATGTAGTCTTGGGCTTCGATACTTTAGAAGAATATGAAAAATTTAATTCAAGCTACTTCTTTGGCAGTATTATTGGAAGGTATGCAAACAGAATAGCAAATGGAAGGTTTCAAATTGACAATAAAATTTATCAACTGCCTTTGAACGATGGTGATAGGCCCAATACACTTCACGGCGGATTAAATGGTTTTCACAGTGCTGTTTTTGATGCTGCTTTTGAGGAAACAAATTCCAAACAAGCGGTGTTAGTTTTGAAATATAAAAGCTCAGATGGTGAAGAGGGTTTCCCAGGAAATCTTGATGTTACTGTGACTTACACTCTTGCCGATTTGCAGCTTGTTGTGGAATACTTCGCGACCACTGACAAACCAACAGTTGTCAATATGACGCAACATTCTTATTTCAACCTATCGGCAAAAGACACTATTTTGGATCACTATTTGGTTATCAATGGTGATTTCTACACGCCTGTTGATGAAAATCTGATCCCAACAGGTGAAATAAAACCTGTTGAAGGAACCGCACTTGATTTTAGAAAACCGAGAAAAATTTCAGATGGTATATCGCAAATACTTCAAGAAGGTTTTTTAGGGTACGATCATAACTTTGTCATCAAAGGCAAAGTGGGCGAATTGCGATTTGCAGCTGCTTTATTTGAGGAAAGCACCGGAATCTGCATGGAAGTTTATACTACACAACCTGGTTTGCAACTTTACACTGGTAATTACCTGTCAAATGTTCGTGGCAAGCATGGTCGAATCTACAACAGATATGCTGGTTTATGTTTAGAAACTCAAAACTTTCCAGATGCACCAAATCATGAAAATTTTCCATCCGCTTTGTTGTTACCTGGACAAGTTTATCATCACAAAACAATTTATAAATTTAGATATTTTGACAAATTGCCGATGAATTTTGAATAA
- a CDS encoding alpha-glucuronidase family glycosyl hydrolase: MPNGYEMCWLDYKKHCDVDKNELSKWFSYICLFDPTDEFQVVKEELAIFVTDFLGFRPRFFKVFPKQGRHVLIGKLSDLPVEVNLDEQLSEEGFVLKYVKKQDAEFVIITGISAAGVLYGTFEFINRVRVGEDLRKLNVVSNPKIKLRFLNHWDNLDGTIERGYAGKSIFFSNNKILLNQRTKDYTRLIASIGINSVVINNVNVRHAALKLIEPAYLKRLSQLAQLFQRYGIKLFLSVSFASPIHLGGLDTADPLDERVKKWWKEKVKQIYDYIPNFGGFLIKADSEFNPGPHMYGRTQADGANMLAEALEPFGGLVIWRAFVYNCQQDWRDYKIDRAKAAYDIFKPLDGQFADNVAIQIKYGPMDFQIREPVSPLFGGMEKTNQILELQITQEYTGQQIHLCYLGTMWKEILDFDTFSKGNNSFVKRIIDGTLYGRKNNGIAGVANIGDDPNWTSHDLAQANLWTFGKLAWDPDEDVKKIVEEWIKLTFGDDELVVRNISYMLLNSREVYESYTTPFGLGWMVNPGHHYGPNPEGYEYSHWGTYHRANWEAIGVDRTSRGTGFTLQYHEPWRSIYDDIHKCPEELLLFFHRVPYNFKMKNGKTLLQNIYDLHFEGVEKVQEFIKLWDELEGKIDAVRFSRVKKKLQLQLEHAIEWRDVINTYFYRRTGIKDEKGRKIYP; the protein is encoded by the coding sequence ATGCCAAACGGTTATGAAATGTGCTGGTTGGATTACAAAAAGCACTGCGATGTTGATAAAAATGAGCTTTCCAAATGGTTTTCCTACATTTGCCTTTTTGATCCGACAGACGAGTTTCAAGTGGTCAAAGAGGAGCTTGCAATCTTTGTAACTGATTTTCTTGGATTTCGTCCCAGGTTTTTCAAAGTTTTTCCAAAGCAAGGTAGACATGTTTTGATCGGCAAACTTTCCGACTTACCAGTTGAAGTGAATCTTGATGAACAGTTGTCTGAAGAAGGATTTGTGTTGAAGTACGTAAAAAAGCAAGACGCCGAATTTGTCATCATTACAGGCATATCGGCTGCTGGTGTACTCTATGGTACGTTTGAGTTCATCAACAGAGTTAGAGTTGGTGAAGATTTGAGAAAACTGAACGTTGTTTCCAATCCAAAGATCAAACTTCGCTTTCTCAATCATTGGGACAATTTGGACGGCACAATTGAACGTGGATACGCTGGAAAATCTATATTCTTTTCAAACAACAAGATTTTGCTGAACCAAAGGACTAAAGATTACACTCGTTTAATTGCCTCAATTGGGATAAATTCTGTTGTGATAAACAACGTGAATGTTCGTCATGCTGCTTTAAAACTGATAGAACCAGCTTACTTGAAAAGATTATCGCAGCTTGCACAACTGTTTCAACGTTATGGCATAAAGCTGTTTTTAAGCGTCAGTTTTGCTTCACCCATTCATCTTGGAGGTCTTGATACAGCTGACCCGCTTGACGAAAGAGTAAAGAAGTGGTGGAAAGAGAAAGTCAAACAAATTTACGATTATATACCGAATTTTGGTGGATTTCTCATAAAAGCTGATTCCGAATTCAACCCCGGACCGCATATGTATGGAAGAACTCAAGCTGACGGAGCAAACATGTTAGCGGAAGCACTCGAACCGTTTGGCGGTTTGGTTATATGGAGAGCATTTGTTTACAACTGTCAGCAAGATTGGAGAGACTACAAAATTGATAGAGCTAAAGCGGCTTACGATATTTTCAAACCATTGGATGGTCAGTTTGCTGATAATGTTGCAATTCAAATAAAATATGGTCCAATGGATTTTCAAATAAGAGAGCCTGTTTCCCCTCTCTTTGGTGGCATGGAAAAAACCAATCAAATATTAGAGCTTCAAATAACTCAAGAGTATACAGGTCAGCAAATTCATCTTTGCTACCTTGGAACGATGTGGAAAGAAATATTGGATTTTGATACTTTTTCAAAGGGAAATAATTCCTTCGTGAAAAGAATAATTGATGGTACACTTTATGGTAGAAAAAACAATGGAATAGCAGGGGTGGCCAATATAGGTGATGATCCAAACTGGACAAGTCACGATCTTGCCCAAGCAAATCTTTGGACCTTTGGGAAGCTTGCTTGGGATCCAGATGAAGATGTGAAGAAAATCGTGGAAGAATGGATAAAACTCACCTTTGGAGATGATGAGTTAGTGGTTAGAAATATCAGTTATATGCTTTTGAACTCAAGAGAAGTTTATGAAAGTTATACAACACCCTTTGGTCTTGGATGGATGGTAAATCCAGGACATCACTACGGTCCAAATCCGGAAGGGTATGAGTACTCACATTGGGGTACCTATCATCGAGCCAATTGGGAGGCAATAGGGGTTGATAGAACTTCCAGAGGGACCGGTTTTACCTTGCAGTACCACGAACCATGGCGAAGTATTTACGATGACATCCACAAATGTCCTGAAGAGCTATTGCTGTTTTTCCACAGAGTTCCATACAATTTCAAGATGAAAAATGGAAAAACGTTGCTGCAAAACATCTACGACTTACACTTTGAGGGTGTTGAAAAGGTGCAAGAATTTATCAAGTTGTGGGATGAACTCGAAGGTAAGATCGATGCGGTAAGATTTTCAAGAGTAAAGAAAAAATTGCAACTTCAATTAGAGCATGCAATTGAATGGCGCGATGTTATAAACACGTACTTTTATCGAAGAACAGGTATAAAAGACGAAAAAGGTCGCAAAATTTATCCATAA
- the xylB gene encoding xylulokinase, translating to MYAGIDVGTTSVKLIVFDWEGNIVFRQSQELPISSPKPGWYEQNPEDWWAAVKVLLSKLAKTKIEPKIIGLTGQMHSLVLVDKAGNVLRPAILWNDQRCYLETKILTDQLGGEKVVIERLGNPILTGFTAPKLLWVKNNEPEVYKKASTFMLPKDFIAWKLTGKICTEPSDASGTSLFNVKENKWDEEALKVFSDSHIQPPQVVPSQAVVGEVVGGVTREIGFKTRPLVVAGGADNACAALGMNAFIENVMVISVGTSGTVILTNKSYVPDLTGRVHTFRHVINDMFYHMGVVLSATFSLDWFARLVNNQDVGSLIEELENTKPCHNGIFFLPYLSGERTPHKNPDARGVFFGLSGNTDRKALTRAILEGVGFALRDCRDAIQDLVSTPKVAKITGGGSRSELWIKIIASILNVKLERLTKNEGASTGAAMLAGMADGAPIEKWNQVESTFLPVEEWTKVYEEGIKYYRELYSSLKELMSTTRKLE from the coding sequence ATGTACGCTGGAATAGATGTTGGTACAACTTCGGTAAAACTTATAGTTTTTGATTGGGAAGGGAACATAGTTTTTCGCCAATCGCAAGAACTTCCAATCAGTTCACCAAAACCTGGGTGGTATGAGCAAAATCCAGAGGACTGGTGGGCAGCTGTCAAAGTTTTACTGTCAAAATTGGCAAAAACCAAAATTGAACCCAAAATTATAGGCCTAACAGGTCAAATGCATTCTCTTGTTCTAGTTGATAAAGCTGGGAATGTTTTAAGACCTGCAATTCTTTGGAATGACCAGCGCTGTTACCTGGAAACCAAAATTTTAACTGATCAATTAGGCGGAGAAAAAGTCGTTATTGAAAGACTTGGAAATCCAATACTCACTGGATTCACCGCTCCGAAGCTTCTTTGGGTTAAAAACAACGAACCTGAGGTTTACAAAAAAGCAAGTACATTTATGCTTCCAAAAGATTTCATAGCATGGAAATTAACTGGTAAAATTTGTACTGAACCAAGCGATGCGTCAGGTACATCCCTGTTCAATGTCAAAGAAAACAAATGGGACGAAGAAGCCTTAAAGGTTTTTTCAGACTCGCATATACAACCCCCACAGGTTGTTCCGTCTCAGGCCGTGGTGGGGGAAGTGGTGGGGGGTGTGACGAGGGAGATCGGGTTTAAAACTCGGCCCCTCGTCGTTGCAGGAGGGGCAGACAACGCCTGTGCTGCACTTGGAATGAACGCCTTCATTGAGAATGTGATGGTTATAAGTGTTGGCACAAGCGGAACGGTAATATTAACCAACAAAAGTTATGTTCCAGATTTAACCGGAAGAGTTCATACCTTTAGACATGTGATCAACGATATGTTCTATCATATGGGCGTGGTGCTGTCTGCTACTTTTTCTCTCGATTGGTTTGCACGGTTGGTGAATAATCAAGATGTAGGATCGTTGATAGAGGAGCTCGAGAACACCAAACCCTGCCATAACGGAATCTTTTTCTTACCGTATCTCAGTGGTGAAAGAACCCCGCATAAAAATCCTGATGCGCGAGGAGTATTTTTCGGCCTTTCCGGAAACACGGATAGAAAAGCTTTGACCAGAGCAATTTTGGAGGGCGTTGGTTTTGCTTTGAGGGATTGTAGAGATGCTATACAAGATCTAGTCAGTACACCAAAAGTTGCGAAGATCACCGGAGGAGGTTCAAGAAGCGAACTTTGGATTAAAATCATTGCAAGTATTTTGAATGTTAAACTTGAACGGCTGACAAAGAACGAAGGAGCTTCAACAGGGGCTGCAATGCTAGCAGGAATGGCAGATGGTGCGCCCATCGAAAAATGGAACCAAGTTGAAAGCACATTCTTACCAGTTGAAGAATGGACAAAAGTCTATGAGGAAGGAATAAAATACTACAGAGAACTTTATTCATCGTTGAAAGAACTAATGTCAACAACAAGAAAGCTTGAATAA
- a CDS encoding glycoside hydrolase family 2 TIM barrel-domain containing protein, which yields MQLLFDSNMNHWERIDILHINRMPSRSYYIPYHDLSIALNFQPGCSRLVQFLNGAWKFKLLNTPYDTPEDFPKEDFDDSNWDQIKVPGCWQMQGFGKPHYTSFLYVIPLNPPKVPAENPTGLYRRKFFIPEDWKDKNIWLRFEGVDSAFDVWINGQIVGYSTGSRLPAEFDITDFVRFGENTIAVRVFQWSAGTFLEDQDMWWLSGIFRDVYLLARPKGHLYDIFVQTDLDEEYKDAKLKVKTLWKNPIGKKICYQVEYKLVDEQMKEVIKPVIWDEFILDAEQKEFEISVDVENPKKWTAETPNLYTLVVIVKSQTGQVLEIIPIRIGFRKIEIKDGLMLLNGVPIKLKGVNRHDFHPDLGRAVPIEWMIEDVVMMKKHNINAVRTSHYPNHPLFYDLCDLYGLYVIDEADLECHGFALVGKINKLSDDPTWEKAYLDRVERMVQRDKNHPSVIMWSLGNESGFGRNHEQMAKLCKSLDPTRPVHYEPDQQGKVVDILSTMYTHVEKLEELVKTDSMKKPGGVNLSREIR from the coding sequence ATGCAGCTACTTTTTGATAGCAACATGAACCACTGGGAAAGGATCGATATATTACACATTAACAGGATGCCAAGTAGGTCTTATTACATACCATATCATGATCTTAGTATTGCTTTAAACTTCCAGCCTGGCTGTTCCAGGCTGGTTCAATTCTTAAATGGAGCTTGGAAATTTAAGCTTTTGAACACGCCGTATGATACACCAGAGGATTTCCCAAAAGAAGATTTTGATGATTCAAATTGGGATCAAATCAAAGTTCCTGGATGCTGGCAAATGCAAGGTTTTGGTAAACCTCATTACACAAGTTTTCTTTACGTAATTCCATTGAACCCTCCAAAGGTTCCGGCCGAAAATCCAACGGGTTTGTACAGAAGGAAGTTTTTCATCCCAGAGGACTGGAAGGACAAAAACATTTGGTTGAGATTCGAAGGAGTTGACAGCGCCTTCGATGTGTGGATCAACGGACAGATAGTGGGTTACAGCACGGGAAGTAGACTTCCTGCGGAATTTGATATAACCGATTTTGTACGTTTTGGTGAAAATACGATAGCAGTTAGAGTTTTCCAGTGGTCAGCAGGAACCTTCCTTGAAGATCAGGATATGTGGTGGTTGAGTGGTATTTTCAGAGATGTTTATCTTTTAGCAAGGCCAAAAGGGCATTTATATGATATATTTGTGCAGACTGATTTAGATGAGGAATATAAAGATGCAAAGCTGAAAGTCAAAACACTTTGGAAAAATCCCATAGGTAAAAAGATTTGTTATCAGGTTGAATATAAACTTGTTGACGAACAAATGAAAGAAGTTATCAAGCCTGTGATCTGGGATGAATTTATTTTGGATGCAGAGCAAAAGGAATTTGAAATTTCCGTTGATGTGGAAAATCCAAAGAAATGGACCGCCGAAACTCCAAATTTGTACACTCTTGTTGTGATTGTAAAAAGCCAAACTGGACAAGTTTTGGAAATCATACCAATTAGAATTGGCTTTAGAAAAATTGAGATCAAAGATGGTTTAATGCTTCTAAACGGTGTACCTATAAAGTTGAAGGGTGTTAATCGTCACGACTTTCATCCTGATCTTGGTCGAGCTGTTCCAATCGAATGGATGATTGAAGATGTTGTGATGATGAAAAAGCACAACATAAATGCAGTTAGAACCTCTCACTATCCCAACCATCCGCTTTTTTACGATCTTTGTGATCTATATGGTTTATACGTTATAGATGAAGCAGATCTTGAATGCCATGGTTTTGCGTTAGTGGGAAAAATAAACAAGTTAAGCGACGATCCAACATGGGAAAAAGCCTATCTTGATCGTGTTGAAAGAATGGTTCAAAGGGACAAAAATCATCCATCTGTCATAATGTGGTCGCTTGGAAATGAATCGGGTTTTGGAAGAAATCACGAACAAATGGCTAAACTTTGTAAAAGCCTGGATCCAACACGCCCTGTTCACTACGAGCCAGATCAGCAAGGAAAAGTTGTTGACATTTTAAGTACAATGTACACACACGTTGAAAAACTTGAAGAGCTTGTTAAGACTGATTCAATGAAAAAACCTGGAGGTGTCAACTTAAGCCGGGAAATACGATAA